The following coding sequences lie in one Methanopyrus sp. SNP6 genomic window:
- the hisE gene encoding phosphoribosyl-ATP diphosphatase, protein MGDPEVLLEVYEVIRNRIEERPEGSYVADLTEGDDTKPAINKICEKIIEESGELILAAKDGDREGVVYESTDLIFHVLVLLAYLGIEIGEVFDEFERRRR, encoded by the coding sequence ATGGGAGACCCAGAGGTTCTCCTCGAGGTCTACGAGGTGATCCGTAACCGTATCGAGGAGCGTCCGGAGGGATCTTACGTCGCGGATCTCACTGAGGGCGACGATACTAAACCGGCCATCAACAAGATCTGCGAGAAGATCATCGAGGAGTCAGGAGAGCTCATCCTCGCGGCTAAGGACGGGGACCGAGAAGGCGTAGTTTATGAATCCACCGACCTAATCTTCCACGTGTTGGTCTTACTCGCGTACCTAGGGATAGAGATAGGGGAAGTGTTCGATGAGTTCGAGCGGA